The DNA window CATTAACACAACACTATATTCTATAAAAGGTAGTTTAGTACATGACAAAAGTTTCAAAATATTGAAAATCAACAAGATAAAATGTTTAATATTTGTTTAAATGACTGATATTTAGTAAATTAGAAGATGTTTCTCAGGCATTCAACTAAGTATACCAATACCAGTCAAGATTATAAAATTATAGAATTAGATTCAGTTTTAGAGCATAATTTTGAAACAAAAATCAATAAAGCCCGATTGAAATTTATTTCACTTTTGATTTTAGCTTTATGTAAAGTAAAAACAGTTAATTATCTGTCTTTGGCTAATGCTTTTGACAGTAATGCCACAGCGGAAAGTTCCTTCCGGAGAATACAAAGGTTTATGGCAAATTTTGATTTGCCCATGAAGTTGATTTCCGGTTTTATATTTAATATTTTGCCTGAAAAGGAAAATCTGGTTTTGGTGCTGGATCGTACTAACTGGAAGTTTGGAAGTTCCAATATCAATATCCTGATGCTTGGAATCTGCTATAAAAATATTGCTATTCCAATCATGTTCAGAACATTAGATAAAAGAGGTAATTCTGATACCACAGAAAGAATAGAATTAATAAGACAGTTCATCACCTGGTTTGGCAGGGATTGTATTAATTGCTTACTGGCGGACAGAGAATTTGTAGGGCATCACTGGCTGGAGTTTTTAAACAAAAACAACATAAGGTATTATATTCGGCTAAGGAAAAACTTCAAGGTATTTTGCTTTGATAGAAATCAGGAAAAACCTGTGTTTTGGCTGTTTAACAAATTAAAGAAAGGCGAGTTTTATCATCATCCGAAAATAGTGAAAATCAACGATGTTCTATGCTATGTATCTGGTGTGAAGGGGTTTGACAAAGAGGGTAAATTAGATACTTTAATTCTGGTTTCCTTTAATAAACCAGAAGAATCTTGGGAGTATTATAAAAAAAGATGGCAGATAGAAACTCTTTTTAAAGCTTTTAAAAGCAGCGGATTTAATATTGAAAGCACACATGTGACTGACCAGAAGAGATTAGAAAAATTATTTATGATCGTAATGATAGCCTTAGTTTGGTGTTACAAGATTGGTGATTTTGTAGATCAGAATATTAAAGCCATAAAAATAAAAAAACACCAAAGAAAAGCCTTAAGTGTTTTTAAATATGGGTTAAATCATCTCAACAACATACTTATGAATAGGTTAAATAAAATGAATATCAATGTATTACAATTTTTGTCATGTACTTAGAAAAGGTAGTTAAATAGAAAAACATGTCCCACTTGTGGATACTTCCGATTGTTGAACCAAATAAAAATCTTGACCCCTTGCTGGGCTCAAAACAGGCTTTTATTTAATGATGTCATTCCTCTGTAATTCTTTCATAGAAAAACTTTCCGTTTTTATTTACCCCAATTTGGCACGTCATGGTTCGATATGATATCCAAAAAAGGCTCAAAAATAATCACCAATATCGAACCGCTTTTTTATTTTGTATCTGTTTGAAAAACAAGCTATTACAAACGAAAAAACCGCCAAATTGACGGTTTTGTAAGTTGTGCTCCTCCTGCTGGGCTCGAACCAGCGACCCTCTGATTAACAGGCGTAACCAGATTGGTTTTTAATGGCTTAAAATGTATTTATTTATTTGATTTTCAAAGAGATGAAAAATCATGATACACCATTAGAAACCACCTTAAACCAGTATTTACTTGCAAATTATGTGC is part of the Chryseobacterium indicum genome and encodes:
- a CDS encoding IS4 family transposase encodes the protein MFLRHSTKYTNTSQDYKIIELDSVLEHNFETKINKARLKFISLLILALCKVKTVNYLSLANAFDSNATAESSFRRIQRFMANFDLPMKLISGFIFNILPEKENLVLVLDRTNWKFGSSNINILMLGICYKNIAIPIMFRTLDKRGNSDTTERIELIRQFITWFGRDCINCLLADREFVGHHWLEFLNKNNIRYYIRLRKNFKVFCFDRNQEKPVFWLFNKLKKGEFYHHPKIVKINDVLCYVSGVKGFDKEGKLDTLILVSFNKPEESWEYYKKRWQIETLFKAFKSSGFNIESTHVTDQKRLEKLFMIVMIALVWCYKIGDFVDQNIKAIKIKKHQRKALSVFKYGLNHLNNILMNRLNKMNINVLQFLSCT